A stretch of DNA from Juglans microcarpa x Juglans regia isolate MS1-56 chromosome 5D, Jm3101_v1.0, whole genome shotgun sequence:
GAAAGATCTCACAAAAACCGGCCAGTTAACTTCTCTGAGACATTTTGAAATGAATAATCTTAGAGAGGGATTGGTTCTGCACATACAAAAAGAGTGAGGAAATGAAGAATCTTAGCGATGGATTGACTCTGCATGTGCAAAAGTGTGAGGAAACAACTGCTCATTTGTTGTTGTATGGCAAAGTGATTAAAATGGTATGGACCTCAGTTTTCCATCTTTTTGGAGTTGATTGGGTGATGCACCAAAGGATTGCagagttttttttatacaagtaagaactgaattttattgaaagaataataggcatagtccaagtacacagcAAGTATACACGGAATATACCTAGCAAGCGCTCGGATCTAGATAAAGATACAAGCAAATTATGAAAACTAGTCCCATTACAATCATTAACAGAAGCCTGGTTGCAGAGTTGTTAGCACGTTGGAGAAGTCGGAAGGTTCGTCATGGCAGCATGGAAGCTTGGCAGATGGTCCTGCTATGTCTAATACAGTGCATGTGGAATGAACATATtgctaaaaactattttttgcCTGTATGTTGGCCCACAAATACAACTTTGATAAATAACAACTGTAAATAAACCACACTAGAACCATTGTAGCATGTATAAATGTTAATTTTCGGAATCAAATTTCTTGAGTCTACACACAACATCTATACCATGTTTCAACAACTACACAACGAGCAATACACCCAAAAGTTTggtcctttaaaaaaaaaaaaaaaaaaaaaaaaaaaaaaaaaaaaaaaaaaagagcaaagcAACATCCATATCATTTCATATGTCCCTaaatgccccccccccccccaaaaaaaaaaaaaaaaaaaaaacaaaaataatcataatcatAACCTTTAACAATGATCCagaaaagaatgtataaattcCAATTGAGGCTTACTTGGATTAGGATAGAACCTTCTAAGATCAGTTGGGGATGGCACAAAAAGGGCGTTTTCTGGGTTAAATAGAGCTTGGCATACTAAAAAAAACCACTCCCGCACTACACCGGGACCTGTGGCTTCCTCATTTTTGAATTCCATAAAGAGACCAGCATGTAAAGCCTCAGGGTCTGCCTTCGATATATACTCAAATGATTCAGCCAGCAATTGAGACCTGTCAATTAGCATCTCATGCAGCTCCTCATAGTCTTCTTTTACCTCTGGAAACATCATCATCGCCAAATGCCTCCTAGATTCAAAATCAGTAACATCCTTTCGCTCAAGAAGCCACTGATGATCATCAGTACGCTTTGCATATTTGACAAGCGCACACATTGAAGATTTTCTAAGCCTCAAAACCATCCAAAATTCTTCTTCTGCACCCTGATAAAGTTTGGAAACGCTATTCAGCTCCTTCAATATGGCAAGATACTGAGACCATCCAGAATAAATAGTTTCATTTTCCCCCTTGTGTTTAACGACCAAACACTCCATTTTTTCGAGGCACTCTCCCATTCTCTTCAacaaatcaataaacaaaagatgaagaaaCTCAATCTCCTCCCCATACAAAGGGTGCTTATATCCTTCCCCATCCAAAGACACAGAAATGGGGCCCTGAAAACCAACTTGCTCCGTGATCTCAGTCCGCAGGAGGACCAAGAATGCCGCAAAATCACGGACATCAGCCAACAGAGGCCCCACACTCGTGGGCGATTCCATACTCAGAACTAAATCCCTGGACAACCTAGTCGCCAACTCACTAACAAATGGGAAAATCTCTTGCATTAAAATTACTCTCTTCGAGTTCTCCGACGACCCAATCGATTCCAACAATGACCCAAGTGTACTCCGACATGACAGATACAAAGGGTCCTCCTGCGCAGCTCTCCTAAGCAACTTACAAAACTCTAGAACTATAGGTGCACAATAATTATGATACGGTTTCGGCAACGAATTACGACTTGAATTCAAAAAATGCCTTATCGAACTAGCCGCACAGTCTTTGTTACCTTTGATCGGCGACATATAAAGCATAACCAATGCGGCCGGGGCCGAACACGACAGGAATATCTGCAAATGCCCGGGGACGCGCTCTTCGTCCTTTGGAGTGACCGTCAAGAACTCCGTCATCCTCAGTTGAACATGTTTCGCCGAAGGGATCGCCTCGCCTCGGCAAAGGCGGCACACCATTGAAACGATGTCGTCCACCACTTGCCAAGCGTGAGGGTGTTCGGTGCTGCGCATGCGGCCCACCAATTCCAGTCCGGCGTCGTTTTGGATCGAACACTCGGCGAGCGTGCGCTCCCACTGGAGTTGCTTTCCCCGATATATCAGTCTCTGCTCATGGATTGGGATCCCCGTCACCAATTGGATTCGGTCGTGAACCGATCTGACGGTGTCGCGAGTGTAGGCTTGGAATACCATAGTTTTCCCCTCGGGGATCATTCTTATGAAGAACTGCAGCCGGTACTCGGTCCGAGTCGAGCATGAATAGAAGGCCGATCGGGCATCGGGAACCCTAGGATTGAAGGGCGCAGTGGAGGAGGTGAAATCTCGAGATTGGGAGTCCGAAGAGGAGTGAACGGCGTTGGGTTCTTCTTTTCTCATCCTGACGGAGACTAACTCGGCGAATACGGCGTCGTTTGTGTCGTCGTCCTCACCATCGTCAAAGGTAGGACCACCATAGTCGTCCAATTTGCGCTTCGACGAGAGTCTTGGGTGATCGACGGCTGTCAAGATCGCGCTGGTGGCGTTGGAAACGGGGGTGAGGCCGCAATCGACGGTGGGGGAAGTTTGCACGAGAGACATTTACGGTGGGGCCCCCGCCGCCAGTGGAGGAGTAATCAACGTTACGGAGGGTCAGAAAACATGGAACCGGAGCCAGGCAAACGGGGAAACCTAGAGAAACAACTTCTTCCGAGTAAGAATCGAGGGAATGGATCGGAATTGTCGGCTGTACGTTGTTTCGCAGCCGTCATCAGGCTTTGTTGCCATCCTACGCGTcgctattatttattatgatttaataaatatgttaatATCTATCAACCTATTACCTATCTGTTCGTATATTTATTTACGTTTctttaatctttctttttttgtttttacaaaagaGAAATCTGCAACAAGATTACCCAAATTGATTCCTGTGCTGGTTACTTGCGCTAGAGCGTTTCAACATTATTAAGGATTGACGGCTCTGATCTCCCCAaccacttttccttttttttgttttttttttttttttttttgagagtaACTGTAATCCTAAGATTTATTATACGTTATTATTCATTCTCACACctcatatttataacttttttttataatatataaatgtactttttataaaatatgaaatataagataataaatagtaattgataagaataatttttctttcgaaaaacccattaaaaatatatatattagatttgcGTTTTCCTTTTTAGTTACTCCAACACTAATTTATTCCCGCAaaagtattatttaatagtCAAATGAGTAATTGCTGGTTTTGTAATTTGTAGTGTTGTGATTGAAGATTTGGAATGAGAAAGGTGAGTAGGGTAATATTTAATACCcactcaaaagaaaagaaaaggatatgATTGTGAATTCATAaccattttgagcataaaaacCAAATTGTCCACCACCATAATACCCTACATGAAGATCGTTCTTATCCCTCCAACTAACTGCACTGCCACTGCAATCACAAacagggaaaaaagaaaagaaaagttggtAGCTAGGATCAAGCATAAGTAATTCATCATAACTCCCTTTTCCTAAACTGGTATTCTATGCAGCTAAAAAACTAAAAGTTCATGGGGGCAACACAGTAAGCTTATTTTCATCCCCAAATTTCATAAAGGAAATTCTGGATGATATTTAGCTGCATGCTCAAACTATAGCCTCATTTCTTAAACCTTAATGGTGCTATTAACATAAATTTAGCCTCCAGCTTCCATTATGCAGCAATATAAACAGGCATATTAAGTTAGAGATAATCAAGGGTACTAAGCTTTTTAGTGAAATAACATCAATCAACATCGTATATCTGGAAATGAGCAAAAAGGACCAAACAAAACTTCCAAGGGATTATCTTTCCGCCAAGGGCGCGGAAAGGCACCACAAAGAAGTCTTTACCAACAATGCAACCTATATTATAGAACATAGGGAACCAGTCTCAACACTTTCTGAGAGGAAATTTCAGAAATATGGAGTTACTAAATGTAAAATCTGCAGGCACTTGGTTTCAGGATCATAGAAATCTGAGGATGATCAGTTTCTTTGCAACAGTCGCACTCAGAATGCGCCTTCCAATCATCACAGATAGCAGTTTTTCTTCCATATGGCATTGAATAAAGATATTCAATCTCCAAActttggaacaaaaaaaaaaaaaaaaacgaactTCTGAAGCCCGAGTAACAAAGAAAATCACCAAAACCTTGCACAAAACTTGATGACATCCATTAAAACACAAAAGTTTAAAGAGCCTTAAACTAAAGACCACTACTCTAAAATCATGTTAAATAGTCAATTTTAAGCTTTCTggaacatgaaattttaatcattcaattttttttcacaatatcTGTGCCATTGgggaattttcttttataattaataagagaaatttattccaagtaaataggcatagcccaagtacacaggatgtatacaaatgAGAACACTTACTAGCTAAAACAGAATATAACCAAGGCAGAACAATACAATCATTCCCATTCCTTACAAGATTCTTCACCCAAAGGCTAAGAGTACTAAGAAAAAACTCCCCAAGTTCCCCTACAGAACGTGCACAATTATCAAAGCATCTCCCATTCCTCTCTAACCATAAACACCAAATTAAGCACAGGGGAATCATCTTCAGCACTGCAGTACTGTTGCTTCTCCCCTCAATACCTTGCCAGCAAGCAAAGAAATCCGCCACATGCATAGGCATCACCCATAAAATGCCAACCCTtgcaaaaatctcattccacaatgATGTCGCcatctcacaatgaagaaaaagatggtcaATAGATTCACCATCCTTTTACATATAAAACACCATTCAGCCATCTGGAAACCTCTCTTTCTCAAGTTGTCTGTAGTTAATATTTTCCCAAGGGACACCAGCCAgcagaaaaaagcaaccttactaggcaccttggctctccaaatacttttccagGGATAGTCTTTGACCCCATGACTGGTtaacaccttataaaaagaactcACTGAAAATCTTAGATTAACTGTATGCACTGCACAGCAGACTGTCCTCCCTGTTCTGATCAAgcttcatctcatataatcttccTAAGAAATCAGAAACTTCACCTACTTCCCAATCCTGCATGTCTCTAATAAATTCCATTGGGTACcaagtttgttttctttcacGGGATGATAGGAAATCTACAGAGAAAATCATATGAAAAACCAACTCGTGCAATTTTACAGCATACTAGGAAATATTACGTAGGACAAGAGAAGTAACACATTGACAAGCATTGAGGGAGCCTGCACAACAGCATTTTTTAATAGGCAATCAAGAAGtttattcataagaaaatgAGGCATAGGCCAAGTACATAGgatgtatacatgagaagtacctagCTACAGCAAAGTCAAGTAAATGAGGTATAAACTCAAAGCAATATCTAAGCTGGAAGCTCCGTAACCAAATTGAAATCCTCCACAGCAACTTGTCAAAATATCATATTTGCATAAGCACACAATCCCAAATGCAGTTGATGAGCAAGTTGCTTTACAGAACAAGCTCTATTCAATTGGTAATCATAAGAGCAACAGTTGGGCACTCTACAAGTTTCTATTGAGAAAACAATTATAATGGGTCAGAGCAATGTGATaggcattttcttttaaaagctATTTCAGTTTAAAGACATTGTTTATGTTCTAATTTATCCCATGTCTAACGAAGCCTTCTTCACTGAGTGATGTATAACACCGTAGTTAGCCCATGTTTCTCACCTCCTGGCACTGTTTCACATAGTTATTGTCATAAATCATACATGTAGTaattccataaaaaattaaactgacATGTAAAGCAAAATAGGATTTGGTCATGATGTGATTTCAAATATCTCGTACAAC
This window harbors:
- the LOC121264901 gene encoding E3 ubiquitin-protein ligase UPL5-like codes for the protein MSLVQTSPTVDCGLTPVSNATSAILTAVDHPRLSSKRKLDDYGGPTFDDGEDDDTNDAVFAELVSVRMRKEEPNAVHSSSDSQSRDFTSSTAPFNPRVPDARSAFYSCSTRTEYRLQFFIRMIPEGKTMVFQAYTRDTVRSVHDRIQLVTGIPIHEQRLIYRGKQLQWERTLAECSIQNDAGLELVGRMRSTEHPHAWQVVDDIVSMVCRLCRGEAIPSAKHVQLRMTEFLTVTPKDEERVPGHLQIFLSCSAPAALVMLYMSPIKGNKDCAASSIRHFLNSSRNSLPKPYHNYCAPIVLEFCKLLRRAAQEDPLYLSCRSTLGSLLESIGSSENSKRVILMQEIFPFVSELATRLSRDLVLSMESPTSVGPLLADVRDFAAFLVLLRTEITEQVGFQGPISVSLDGEGYKHPLYGEEIEFLHLLFIDLLKRMGECLEKMECLVVKHKGENETIYSGWSQYLAILKELNSVSKLYQGAEEEFWMVLRLRKSSMCALVKYAKRTDDHQWLLERKDVTDFESRRHLAMMMFPEVKEDYEELHEMLIDRSQLLAESFEYISKADPEALHAGLFMEFKNEEATGPGVVREWFFLVCQALFNPENALFVPSPTDLRRFYPNPTSKVDPMHLEYFSFSGRVIALALMHKVQVGVVFDRIFFYQLAGKCISLEDIRDTDPCVYSSCKQILEMDSDYVDSDVLGLTFVREVEELGSRRVVELCPGGKSIVVNSKNREEYVKLLIEHQFVRSISEQVSHFAQGFGHILCNSRLQKFFFQSLELEDLDWMLYGSETTISVDDWKAHTEYNGYKETDPQIFWFWKIVGEMTAEQRKVLLFFWTSVKYLPVEGFSGLASRLYIYKSSEPNGRLPSSHTCFYRLCFPPYPSIAVMQDRLNVISQEHVGCSFGTW